A stretch of the Oxyura jamaicensis isolate SHBP4307 breed ruddy duck chromosome 4, BPBGC_Ojam_1.0, whole genome shotgun sequence genome encodes the following:
- the CFAP97 gene encoding cilia- and flagella-associated protein 97, with product MDRFEDVSDGEVDHAFFDSDFEEEKKKSEENGECIEKGSTKEVILSDPDLIANSKDANCCEEQSKEKQEDLQKDQSLESNTDHPGDASSLSLSPASENAGTSGTISAASRGTPENVLAGIPKIVKEGEEDYYTDEEDSSDDGKKQKVRPKSAKQSNNAKKASKKYTNISSSSSSSSSSSSSSSSSSSDTDCSDTDSDSCLSDSSHSSSKRNACSVALLSPKQKFKSAIKVTEGKPKPGDYLEESEDTVTDVTPLSTPDISPIQSFELAASNDKKLKIKRQENVSQELYDSEFDRRYSRKVLHDAMDLNQLLKAFLQLEKKEQQKITIDQPPRGTRKNYSFTNEEVRQIDRENQRLLKELSRQSAKPRSRSTTLKKSALPPPKLYHSALNRQKEQQRIERENLAFLKRLEAVKPTAGMRRSEQLMDYQRQMSYLSSSPSVKRGKSPFSHLSPSRGTSRASTVPSTMSQKTEKNTSDPSGGALQRPKPTNVRAAWL from the exons ATGGACCGCTTTGAAGATGTATCAGATGGTGAAGTGGATCATGCTTTCTTTGACAGTGATTTcgaggaagagaaaaagaaaagtgaagaaaatggtGAATGTATAGAGAAAGGAAGTACAAAGGAAGTGATTCTTTCAGACCCTGATTTGATTGCTAATTCAAAGGATGCAAACTGTTGTGAGgagcaaagcaaagagaagcaggaaGATTTGCAGAAGGATCAGTCCCTAGAAAGCAACACAGACCACCCAGGGGATGCTTCATCTTTGTCACTTTCTCCAGCTTCAGAGAATGCAGGCACATCTGGAACGATATCTGCAGCAAGTAGGGGAACGCCAGAAAATGTTCTTGCTGGAATCCCCAAGATAGTTAAAGAAGGTGAAGAAGACTATTATACAGATGAAGAAGACAGTAGTGACGATGGCAAAAAACAGAAGGTTAGACCAAAGTCTGCTAAGCAGTCTAACAATGCAAAAAAGGCTAGCAAAAAATACACTAATATCAGTTCTTcgtcctcttcctcttcttcctcttcctcctcatcttcatcctcgAGCTCAGATACGGATTGCTCTGATACAGATTCTGATAGCTGTTTGTCGGATTCATCACATtcttcctcaaagaggaatgcTTGTAGCGTGGCTCTTCTGtctccaaaacaaaaattcaagtcAGCAATAAAAgtaacagaaggaaaaccaaagccTGGTGATTACTTGGAAGAGTCTGAAGACACGGTGACTGATGTAACACCTCTGTCAACTCCAGACATCAGTCCTATCCAGTCTTTTGAACTTGCAGCTTCAAAtgacaagaaattaaaaataaaaaggcaagaaaatgtGAGCCAAGAACTATATG ATTCTGAGTTTGATCGCAGATATAGTCGAAAAGTCTTGCATGATGCCATGGACCTGAATCAGCTTTTGAAAG cttttctacAGTTGGAGAagaaggaacaacaaaaaataaccattGATCAGCCACCGAGAGGAACaaggaaaaattattctttcacAAATGAAGAAGTTAGACAAATCGATCGGGAAAACCAAAGGCTGTTAAAAGAACTGTCCAGACAGTCCGCAAAGCCGAGGAGCAGAAGTACCACACTGAAAAAGTCAGCTCTGCCACCTCCTAAATTGTACCACAGCGCCCTCAACAGGCAAAAGGAGCAGCAAAGGATTGAAAGAGAAAACCTG GCTTTTCTGAAGAGATTGGAAGCAGTGAAACCAACAGCTGGTATGAGACGTTCTGAACAATTAATGGACTATCAGCGCCAGATGAGTTATCTGAGTTCTTCACCATCTGTAAAAAGAGGAAAGTCTCCTTTCAGCCATCTTAGCCCTTCTA GAGGCACTTCAAGAGCATCCACTGTACCAAGTACAATGAgccagaagactgaaaaaaacacGTCTGATCCATCTGGTGGGGCATTACAGAGACCTAAGCCCACAAATGTTCGTGCTGCTTGGTTATAA